The following are from one region of the Acidobacteriota bacterium genome:
- a CDS encoding PfkB family carbohydrate kinase yields MPTDREPITADSLLAIVDRMADRPVALFADLVADRFITGSPKRISREAPVLILRHEGEHLAPGGGANAAANVAALGGVPRVVGVVGDDANGRDLLEALREVGIATDTIHIQRDYATPTKTRVLGGDPHGIKQQIVRFDIEQDFVPDESARAALDAHLATVAAQGPAVAVLSDYGYGAVDPQRTPRLRQSLGSDCQLLCDSRFRLDQHRGIDGATPNEEEACALLGDSLGEDRPTLVANGRRLRDVLAARWLLITRGSRGMTLFEAERALHLPVHGTDQVADVTGAGDTVIGTFALALAAGATPAQGAVLANYAGGVVVMKMGTAVVHPDELREAVSQNSQLLEALQWDA; encoded by the coding sequence CGTCGACCGCATGGCCGATCGGCCGGTGGCGCTTTTCGCCGACCTGGTGGCGGATCGCTTCATCACCGGCTCGCCGAAGCGCATCAGCCGCGAGGCACCGGTCCTCATCCTGCGCCACGAGGGCGAGCATCTCGCCCCCGGCGGCGGTGCCAACGCCGCCGCCAACGTCGCCGCCCTCGGCGGTGTCCCCCGAGTGGTGGGAGTGGTGGGCGACGACGCCAACGGCCGAGATCTGCTGGAGGCCCTGCGCGAGGTCGGCATCGCCACCGATACGATTCACATCCAGCGGGATTACGCCACCCCCACCAAAACCCGGGTCCTGGGGGGAGATCCCCACGGCATCAAGCAGCAGATCGTGCGCTTCGACATCGAGCAGGACTTCGTGCCCGACGAGAGTGCCCGTGCCGCCCTCGACGCTCACCTCGCCACCGTCGCCGCCCAAGGACCGGCGGTCGCCGTGCTCAGCGACTACGGCTACGGCGCCGTCGACCCGCAGCGCACGCCGCGCTTGCGCCAAAGCCTGGGAAGCGACTGTCAGCTACTCTGCGACAGCCGCTTTCGCCTCGATCAGCACCGCGGTATCGACGGCGCCACCCCCAATGAAGAGGAAGCCTGCGCCCTGCTCGGCGACAGCCTCGGCGAAGATCGCCCGACGCTGGTCGCCAACGGACGCCGGCTGCGCGATGTGCTGGCCGCGCGCTGGCTCCTGATCACCCGCGGTTCCCGCGGCATGACCTTGTTCGAAGCCGAACGCGCCCTTCACCTGCCGGTCCACGGTACCGATCAAGTGGCCGACGTCACCGGCGCCGGCGACACCGTGATCGGCACCTTCGCCCTCGCCCTCGCCGCCGGCGCCACACCGGCACAAGGCGCCGTTCTCGCCAACTATGCCGGCGGCGTGGTGGTGATGAAGATGGGCACCGCCGTCGTTCACCCGGACGAGCTGCGCGAGGCGGTGAGCCAGAACTCGCAACTTCTCGAGGCCCTGCAATGGGACGCGTGA
- a CDS encoding adenylyltransferase/cytidyltransferase family protein — translation MGRVIATEELAGELEGLRQRGRRVAFANGHFDLLHVGHLRYLRDARSQGDALVVAINDDASVARLKGAGRPIVPAAERAELLAALEPVDFVVIFDGDSPAPLLARLRPDVHCKGPDYGTPERVPEYATVKAYGGETRLVGDPKDHATSDLISKVRSLP, via the coding sequence ATGGGACGCGTGATCGCCACCGAAGAGCTCGCCGGCGAGCTCGAAGGGCTGCGCCAGCGAGGCCGGCGAGTCGCCTTCGCCAACGGCCACTTCGACCTTCTGCACGTCGGTCACCTGCGCTACCTGCGCGACGCCCGCAGCCAGGGCGACGCCCTGGTGGTGGCGATCAACGACGACGCTTCCGTCGCCCGCCTCAAGGGAGCGGGACGGCCGATCGTTCCGGCAGCGGAAAGGGCCGAGCTTCTCGCCGCCCTCGAGCCAGTCGACTTCGTGGTGATCTTCGACGGCGACAGTCCGGCGCCACTGCTCGCCCGCCTGCGCCCGGACGTGCACTGCAAGGGGCCCGACTACGGCACCCCGGAACGGGTCCCGGAGTACGCCACGGTGAAGGCCTACGGGGGTGAGACCCGACTGGTGGGCGACCCCAAAGATCACGCCACCAGCGACCTCATCTCGAAGGTCCGCTCGCTGCCTTAA
- a CDS encoding glycosyltransferase family 9 protein — MTAPPRILIIRTSALGDIVHSLPTLMALRRAQPAAKIAWVVEAPMAPLIDLPAIDERLEVRLRTWRRRPWHNPQRRAWRDFYQRLRAFRADIALELMGNHKGGAIARLSGAPRRIGLARSHRREPSSALWINHPVTPAGDHAVDHALAPLTALGIEPRPIDFASHDLLPGGQTEGEDVLTAANLADQPFLLLHPGTGWPSKDYPTERWAEVVSALHDRAGHRTLLSSGPGEEPLAQAIAAAAGPAAVVAPMTSLAAMAWLLRRCRLALGGDTGPLHLAHALGTPVLMLYGPTDPRRHGPYGHPRGALCLEPEGSFSYRRDRDPAQRLERLPPATVVARALELLSEAPEGPLITPVALPKSTENKAH; from the coding sequence GTGACCGCGCCGCCTCGCATTCTCATCATCCGGACCAGCGCCCTCGGCGACATCGTCCACTCCCTGCCCACCCTGATGGCCCTGCGCCGCGCCCAGCCGGCGGCCAAGATCGCCTGGGTGGTGGAAGCGCCGATGGCTCCCCTGATCGATCTTCCGGCCATCGACGAGCGCCTCGAGGTTCGCTTGCGCACCTGGCGACGCCGGCCCTGGCACAACCCCCAGCGACGAGCCTGGCGGGACTTCTACCAGCGCCTGCGGGCCTTTCGAGCCGACATCGCCCTCGAATTGATGGGCAACCACAAGGGCGGCGCCATCGCCCGGCTGTCGGGCGCGCCGCGCCGCATCGGGCTGGCCCGCAGCCATCGCCGCGAGCCCTCGAGCGCACTGTGGATCAACCATCCGGTGACGCCGGCGGGCGACCACGCCGTCGACCACGCCCTCGCTCCCCTCACCGCCCTCGGCATCGAGCCTCGACCGATCGACTTCGCCAGCCATGACCTGCTGCCGGGAGGCCAGACTGAAGGCGAGGATGTGCTGACCGCCGCGAACCTCGCCGATCAGCCCTTCCTCCTGCTTCACCCGGGCACCGGCTGGCCGAGCAAGGACTACCCGACGGAGCGCTGGGCCGAGGTCGTCAGCGCCCTGCACGACCGCGCCGGCCACCGCACCCTACTGTCCTCGGGACCCGGCGAAGAGCCCCTCGCCCAAGCCATCGCCGCGGCCGCCGGGCCGGCCGCCGTCGTCGCTCCTATGACCAGCCTGGCGGCCATGGCCTGGCTGCTGCGTCGTTGCCGCCTCGCCCTCGGCGGCGACACCGGGCCTCTCCACCTCGCCCATGCCCTCGGCACGCCGGTTCTGATGCTCTACGGCCCCACCGATCCCCGCCGTCACGGCCCCTACGGCCATCCTCGAGGCGCCCTCTGCCTCGAGCCAGAGGGTTCGTTCTCCTACCGTCGCGACCGAGATCCGGCCCAACGCCTCGAGCGACTGCCCCCGGCAACCGTCGTGGCGCGCGCCTTGGAGCTCCTCTCGGAGGCCCCCGAAGGGCCTCTTATTACTCCCGTTGCACTGCCTAAATCGACTGAAAACAAAGCACATTGA
- the pilB gene encoding type IV-A pilus assembly ATPase PilB: MASSSRTAFDRFGDFLVKTGKVSDEQLHEALAAQKSQGGRLGSNLVKLGFLSEANLIDLLSQHFGVPSVDLAHLEIDETVLKIIPADIARKYTILPVAKAGATVTLAMIDPTNVFAMDDVKFMTGYRVEPVVTSEISLRAAIEEHYGSTHAIELKKVMEDLTEEAEADLEVLDEEEDLDLATLEEESETAPVVKLVNIILTDAIKRAASDIHIEPYEKDYRVRYRIDGVLYEMMHPPIKLKEAITSRVKIMAKLDIAEKRLPQDGRIKIKTKVGGRIKDLDFRVSVLPTIFGEKIVMRLLDKDKLMLDMTKLGFEAESLRVFEQAILRPYGMVLVTGPTGSGKTNTLYSALQRINTPETNIMTAEDPVEFNLPGINQVQMKEQIGLNFAAALRSFLRQDPNIILVGEIRDFETAEVAIKAAMTGHLVLSTLHTNDAPSSINRLMNMGIEPFLVATSVHQVVAQRLVRRVCTYCKEPLDLPKAALLEIGFAEHDLAGIKLFRGKGCERCSNTGFKGRIGLYEVLSVDDDIREMILSGATSVELREKAIENGMISLRQSGLRKIKDGLTTVEEVVRETVL, encoded by the coding sequence ATGGCTTCGAGCTCGAGAACGGCCTTCGACCGCTTTGGCGACTTCCTCGTCAAGACGGGAAAAGTCAGCGATGAGCAACTCCACGAAGCGCTCGCCGCCCAGAAGTCTCAAGGCGGCCGCCTGGGGAGCAACTTGGTCAAGCTCGGGTTCCTGAGCGAAGCCAACCTCATCGACCTGCTCAGCCAGCACTTCGGCGTCCCCTCCGTCGATCTCGCCCATCTCGAGATCGACGAGACCGTCCTCAAGATCATTCCGGCGGACATCGCCCGCAAATACACCATCCTGCCGGTCGCCAAAGCCGGTGCCACGGTGACCCTGGCGATGATCGACCCCACCAACGTCTTCGCCATGGACGACGTCAAGTTCATGACCGGCTACCGCGTCGAGCCGGTGGTGACGTCGGAGATCTCGCTGCGCGCCGCCATCGAAGAGCACTATGGCTCGACCCACGCCATCGAGCTCAAGAAGGTGATGGAGGACCTCACGGAGGAGGCCGAGGCCGACCTCGAGGTGCTCGACGAAGAGGAAGATCTCGACCTCGCCACCCTCGAAGAGGAGTCCGAGACGGCGCCGGTCGTCAAGCTGGTCAACATCATCCTGACGGACGCCATCAAGCGCGCCGCCTCGGACATCCATATCGAGCCCTACGAGAAGGACTACCGGGTGCGCTACCGCATCGACGGCGTCCTCTACGAAATGATGCACCCGCCGATCAAGCTCAAGGAGGCGATCACCAGCCGCGTCAAGATCATGGCCAAGCTGGACATCGCCGAGAAGCGCCTGCCGCAGGACGGCCGCATCAAGATCAAAACCAAGGTCGGCGGCCGGATCAAGGACCTCGACTTCCGCGTCTCGGTGCTGCCGACGATCTTCGGCGAGAAGATCGTCATGCGGCTGCTCGACAAAGACAAGCTGATGCTCGACATGACGAAGCTCGGCTTCGAGGCCGAGTCCCTTCGCGTCTTCGAGCAAGCGATCCTGCGTCCCTACGGCATGGTGCTGGTGACCGGTCCCACCGGTTCCGGTAAGACCAACACCCTGTACTCGGCCCTGCAGCGCATCAACACGCCGGAAACCAACATCATGACCGCCGAGGACCCGGTGGAGTTCAACCTGCCGGGCATCAACCAGGTCCAGATGAAGGAGCAGATCGGCCTCAACTTCGCCGCCGCCCTGCGCTCCTTCCTGCGCCAGGACCCGAACATCATCCTGGTCGGCGAGATCCGCGACTTCGAGACCGCCGAGGTCGCCATCAAGGCCGCCATGACCGGCCACCTCGTGCTCAGCACCCTGCACACCAACGACGCCCCGTCGTCGATCAACCGCCTCATGAACATGGGCATCGAGCCCTTCCTGGTCGCCACCTCAGTCCACCAGGTGGTCGCCCAGCGACTCGTCCGCCGGGTCTGCACCTACTGCAAAGAGCCCCTCGACCTGCCCAAGGCGGCACTCCTCGAGATCGGCTTCGCCGAGCACGACCTCGCCGGCATCAAGCTCTTCCGCGGCAAGGGCTGCGAGCGCTGCAGCAACACCGGCTTCAAGGGCCGCATCGGCCTCTACGAAGTGCTCAGCGTCGACGACGACATCCGCGAGATGATCCTCTCCGGCGCAACCTCCGTCGAGCTGCGCGAAAAGGCCATCGAAAACGGCATGATCTCCCTCCGCCAGAGCGGCCTGCGCAAGATCAAAGACGGCCTGACCACCGTCGAAGAAGTCGTTCGCGAGACGGTGCTGTAA
- a CDS encoding enoyl-ACP reductase, with product MITIDLKGKRALVMGVANARSLAWAIASRLHEAGAELAFSYQGERLQGELEKLTADMPGRRLYQCDVTNEEELRGLFADLGEAWGTLDYVVHAIAFAPRPAMDGRYIETTRDDWITALEISSYSLVSVAREAEPLLNEGGGLITLSYLAAERVVPKYNVMGVAKSALESSVRYLAYELGQKKVRVNAISAGPVRTVAARSIPGFIKMYKRVGAMAPLGENVSHADVGNLGLYLLSPMSSGITGETVYVDGGYHVMAMELGDG from the coding sequence ATGATTACGATCGATCTCAAAGGCAAGCGTGCCCTGGTGATGGGTGTGGCGAATGCTCGCAGCCTCGCCTGGGCGATTGCCTCGCGTCTTCACGAAGCCGGTGCGGAGCTCGCATTCAGCTACCAGGGGGAGCGCCTCCAGGGCGAGCTCGAGAAGCTCACCGCCGACATGCCGGGCCGCCGTCTCTACCAGTGCGACGTCACCAACGAGGAGGAGCTGCGGGGCCTTTTCGCGGATCTCGGCGAGGCCTGGGGCACGCTGGATTACGTCGTCCACGCCATCGCCTTTGCGCCGCGTCCGGCGATGGACGGTCGCTACATCGAGACCACCCGTGATGACTGGATCACCGCCCTGGAGATCTCGTCCTACTCGCTGGTGTCGGTGGCGCGCGAGGCGGAGCCGCTGCTCAACGAGGGCGGCGGCTTGATCACCCTGAGCTACCTGGCGGCGGAGCGGGTGGTGCCGAAGTACAACGTCATGGGCGTCGCCAAGAGCGCCCTCGAGTCGAGCGTGCGCTACCTCGCCTATGAGCTCGGCCAGAAGAAGGTGCGGGTCAATGCGATCTCGGCGGGGCCGGTGCGCACCGTCGCGGCGCGCAGCATTCCGGGCTTCATCAAGATGTACAAGCGCGTCGGGGCGATGGCGCCGCTGGGCGAAAATGTCAGCCACGCAGACGTCGGCAACCTCGGGCTGTACCTGCTGTCGCCGATGTCGAGCGGTATCACCGGGGAGACGGTATACGTCGACGGTGGGTACCACGTCATGGCGATGGAGTTGGGGGACGGGTGA
- a CDS encoding TonB family protein, whose protein sequence is MEEKTRSATSDHAPDYWIAEDGDPRLRWALVGAAALHALLLFAPIPQAAATDSAEEEKPKVFVVQPVRFKPPVVEAVREIPKKRVKKVFVPDPNPHDPEPLRQVVEIEPQLDLPESDIIFDIPSAPPPVEPAGILRVGGEIRRPAQRFAPSPRYSEIARKARIQGVVILRAVLDKQGRVTDVRILKDLPFGLGEAAAEAVARWEYEPATLRGKPVSVEMEISVHFSVQ, encoded by the coding sequence ATGGAAGAGAAGACTCGGTCCGCGACGTCGGATCATGCCCCGGACTACTGGATCGCCGAGGACGGTGATCCGCGTTTGCGTTGGGCGCTGGTCGGTGCCGCGGCGCTCCACGCCCTGCTGCTCTTCGCCCCGATTCCCCAGGCGGCGGCGACGGATTCGGCGGAAGAGGAGAAGCCCAAGGTCTTCGTGGTGCAGCCGGTGCGCTTCAAACCGCCGGTGGTCGAAGCGGTGCGAGAGATTCCCAAGAAACGGGTCAAGAAGGTCTTCGTCCCGGATCCCAATCCCCACGATCCGGAGCCGCTGCGCCAGGTGGTCGAGATCGAACCGCAGCTCGACCTGCCCGAGTCGGACATCATCTTCGACATTCCATCGGCGCCGCCGCCGGTCGAGCCGGCGGGGATTCTCCGGGTCGGGGGCGAGATCCGGCGTCCGGCGCAGCGGTTCGCGCCCTCGCCGCGTTACTCCGAGATCGCCCGCAAGGCGCGAATCCAGGGGGTGGTGATCCTACGGGCGGTGCTCGACAAGCAGGGCCGCGTCACCGACGTTCGCATCCTCAAGGATCTGCCCTTCGGCCTCGGCGAGGCCGCCGCCGAAGCGGTCGCCCGATGGGAGTACGAGCCGGCGACGCTGCGCGGCAAGCCGGTGTCCGTGGAGATGGAGATCTCGGTGCACTTCAGCGTGCAGTGA
- a CDS encoding SufE family protein, protein MLPERLRENLELLALMPDRADRIQLLIDTAERFREVSAEIAQRPFGEEHRVPACESEAFVWALPRTDGTLDFHFAVENPQGISAMAMAVLLGESLSGAPLDQVAAVPRDVVYEIFGRELSMGKSMGLMGMVAMVTTYARQASS, encoded by the coding sequence ATGTTGCCCGAGCGCCTGCGAGAAAATCTCGAGCTGCTCGCCCTGATGCCCGATCGGGCGGACCGCATCCAGCTCCTCATCGATACGGCGGAGCGCTTTCGGGAGGTCTCGGCGGAAATCGCTCAGCGCCCCTTTGGCGAGGAGCATCGGGTGCCGGCCTGCGAGTCGGAAGCCTTTGTCTGGGCGCTGCCGCGAACCGACGGTACCCTCGATTTCCACTTCGCCGTCGAGAACCCCCAGGGAATCTCGGCGATGGCGATGGCGGTACTGCTCGGCGAGTCCCTCTCCGGTGCCCCGCTCGACCAGGTGGCGGCGGTGCCGCGGGATGTCGTCTACGAGATCTTCGGACGCGAGCTCTCGATGGGCAAGTCGATGGGGCTGATGGGGATGGTGGCGATGGTCACCACCTACGCTCGACAAGCCAGCTCGTGA
- a CDS encoding sulfurtransferase, whose amino-acid sequence MSDITSRGYAHPDVLVSTEWVERHLNDPKVRIVESNEDPLLYPAGHIPGAVEVDWTRDLNDPVRRDYLGREGFERLMRRLGIEADTTVVFYGDKNNWWATYAFWVFQLFGHQNARVMDGGSLKWKNEGRAVTREVPTYAESTYQASQRDDSVVRAFRGEVLDHVSGRRPLIDVRSPEEYTGERLHMEAYPNEGALRGGHIPGAANVPWGRAIDPADGTFLTAEALREIYEGEAGLESDDDVVVYCRIGERSSHTWFVLTHLLGYDKVRNYDGSWTEWGNLVGVPIERG is encoded by the coding sequence ATGAGCGATATCACCAGCCGCGGCTACGCCCATCCTGATGTTCTGGTGTCGACGGAGTGGGTCGAACGACACCTGAACGATCCCAAGGTTCGTATCGTCGAGTCGAACGAGGATCCGCTGCTCTACCCCGCCGGTCACATTCCCGGCGCGGTGGAGGTCGACTGGACCCGCGACCTCAACGATCCGGTGCGCCGCGATTACCTCGGGCGCGAAGGTTTCGAGCGCCTGATGCGGCGCCTCGGCATCGAGGCCGACACCACGGTGGTGTTCTACGGCGACAAGAACAACTGGTGGGCAACCTATGCCTTCTGGGTCTTCCAACTCTTTGGTCACCAGAACGCGCGGGTGATGGACGGCGGCAGCCTGAAGTGGAAGAACGAGGGGCGGGCGGTGACTCGCGAGGTGCCGACCTACGCCGAGTCCACCTACCAGGCGTCGCAGCGCGACGACTCGGTGGTGCGAGCCTTCCGCGGCGAGGTGCTCGACCACGTCAGCGGCCGGCGGCCCCTGATCGACGTGCGCAGCCCGGAGGAGTACACCGGCGAACGTCTCCACATGGAGGCCTATCCCAACGAGGGTGCCCTGCGTGGTGGCCACATTCCCGGCGCCGCCAACGTGCCCTGGGGGCGCGCCATCGATCCCGCCGACGGCACCTTTCTGACCGCCGAGGCGCTGCGCGAGATCTACGAAGGCGAAGCCGGCCTCGAGTCCGACGACGATGTCGTCGTTTACTGCCGCATCGGGGAGCGCAGCAGCCACACCTGGTTCGTGCTCACCCACCTGCTGGGCTACGACAAGGTGCGCAACTACGACGGCAGCTGGACCGAGTGGGGCAATCTGGTGGGCGTTCCCATCGAGCGCGGCTGA
- the icd gene encoding isocitrate dehydrogenase (NADP(+)), producing MSYQHIRLPESGTKISVQDGQLVVPDDPIVGFVEGDGIGADITKAAHRVWNAAVEQAYDGQRRIHWAELYFGEKAADLYGGDYYPEEGRAALQDLVVSIKGPLTTPVGGGFRSLNVSLRQDLDLYACVRPVRWFEGVPSPLSNPADVDVVIFRENTEDVYAGIEYESGSPENEKLARFLREEMGASFFEGAGLGVKPISSFGTKRLVRKAIQYAIDRNLKSVTLVHKGNIMKFTEGAFRAWGYEVAREEFGNVTITEDQVWDDFGGEAPAGKIVIKDRIADIMFQHLQLRPAEFDVLATSNLNGDYLSDAVAAEVGGVGIAPGANIGDHVALFEATHGSAPKYTNKDMANPGSLLFSGVMMLEYMGWQEAADMIKGAYPRVVGRKVVTYDFARQMEGATKVPTSGFADALVQEIESSGKALIDAERNRGQ from the coding sequence ATGAGCTACCAACATATCCGCCTTCCCGAAAGCGGCACTAAAATCTCCGTTCAAGACGGCCAGCTGGTGGTCCCGGACGATCCCATCGTCGGCTTCGTCGAGGGCGACGGCATTGGCGCCGACATCACCAAAGCGGCTCACCGGGTTTGGAACGCCGCCGTCGAGCAGGCATACGACGGCCAGCGCCGTATCCACTGGGCCGAGCTCTACTTCGGGGAGAAGGCTGCCGACCTCTACGGTGGGGACTACTATCCGGAAGAGGGCCGCGCCGCCCTGCAGGATCTGGTGGTGTCGATCAAGGGACCCTTGACCACCCCGGTCGGGGGTGGATTCCGCTCCCTCAACGTTTCCCTGCGCCAGGACCTCGACCTCTACGCCTGCGTCCGACCGGTGCGCTGGTTTGAGGGCGTGCCGTCGCCGCTGAGCAATCCGGCGGACGTCGACGTGGTGATCTTCCGTGAGAACACCGAAGACGTTTACGCCGGTATCGAGTACGAGTCCGGCTCGCCCGAGAACGAGAAACTGGCCCGCTTCCTGCGCGAGGAGATGGGGGCCAGCTTCTTCGAGGGCGCCGGCCTGGGGGTCAAGCCGATCAGCTCCTTCGGCACCAAGCGCCTGGTGCGCAAGGCCATCCAGTACGCCATCGACCGTAACCTCAAGAGCGTCACCCTGGTGCACAAGGGCAACATCATGAAGTTCACCGAGGGCGCCTTCCGCGCCTGGGGCTACGAGGTCGCCCGCGAGGAGTTCGGGAACGTGACCATCACCGAAGATCAGGTCTGGGACGACTTCGGCGGCGAGGCACCGGCCGGCAAGATCGTGATCAAGGATCGCATCGCCGACATCATGTTCCAGCACCTGCAGCTACGCCCGGCAGAGTTCGACGTCCTCGCCACCAGCAACCTCAATGGCGACTATCTGTCGGACGCTGTCGCCGCCGAAGTGGGCGGCGTCGGCATCGCGCCCGGTGCCAACATCGGCGATCACGTGGCGCTCTTCGAAGCCACCCACGGCTCGGCCCCGAAGTACACCAACAAGGACATGGCCAACCCCGGCTCGCTGCTCTTCTCGGGCGTCATGATGCTCGAGTACATGGGCTGGCAGGAGGCCGCCGACATGATCAAGGGCGCCTATCCACGGGTGGTCGGCCGCAAGGTGGTGACCTACGACTTCGCGCGCCAGATGGAGGGCGCCACCAAGGTCCCGACCTCGGGCTTCGCCGATGCCCTGGTGCAGGAGATCGAGAGCTCCGGCAAGGCCCTCATCGACGCCGAGCGGAATCGCGGCCAGTGA
- a CDS encoding IPTL-CTERM sorting domain-containing protein has protein sequence MSRTAPRYHSRTYRATVSGLALLLAALPFQTLTPTAIAQPSPTAGLESIAEDGLPRGAVDSPPPSALGGIVFSTYPGISPSPAFATSVVETTDLPFPEQPSVIEADDFTVGGHGWRIDTVEVRGVYIDFLGNSGPAASVNVYFLPDGGAGFPATTDVVGGAVKAYPARSYTDVDDGDFRVVLVDDDGNPDPLVLTPGTYWLAVQPVMALLSNGLWGWTESSAAPDTGTTIGAESVWMQSVGLIQSTDTVVRCDQGSWRRRVTDCLITRPGDAGPFERDAAFRFIGEALSPGAELSATAVQTSEAGVTASFTVALEAPPNAPVAIPVGAAPAGEGTVSTTSFSFDAGNWDQPQTVTVTPVDDGIPEASMAYSIALGPASSPGDPGYDGLILPAVAVENLDDDSAGIAANPLNDLAIAESGTTETLALSLIAPLAPGETVTVPLSVSPAGIASVPASVVFTEADGTNPRNVTVTPIDDLVFDQDSPFTVVTGDPTSNNPIYDALGATDLPDISGLREENDVVGAVVTPDATPLTTDESGTTASFSVVLTSEPLAAVNIELFSSDVTEGTLSTAVLSFDAGNWDMPQTVTVTGQADDFDDNDLDYTISLLPDADSADPFYAVFDPNDVAAVNLDDDTAGFTIVPLDVVVAENGAESLVAIRLTAQAAFDAVPVTLPLTVDDASEAEISVDGGPFADNATLEWQQDEWQDDRLVTIRGVDDELLDGDIFFRVETGDPVGGDLSFAALTAEDVLDIQGLNVDDETVVEVPTLGNLGLALVSLLLALSAFGVLRRRS, from the coding sequence ATGAGCCGAACCGCGCCCCGCTACCATTCCAGAACTTACCGCGCTACCGTCAGCGGCCTCGCCCTGTTGCTGGCAGCTCTCCCCTTCCAAACACTGACCCCCACCGCCATCGCTCAGCCTTCGCCCACGGCTGGGCTCGAGTCGATCGCCGAAGACGGCCTGCCCCGGGGAGCCGTCGACTCTCCCCCGCCGAGCGCCCTCGGCGGCATCGTCTTCTCCACCTATCCGGGCATCTCGCCATCCCCGGCCTTCGCGACCTCCGTCGTCGAAACCACCGATTTGCCGTTTCCCGAGCAGCCTTCGGTGATCGAGGCCGACGACTTCACCGTCGGCGGTCACGGCTGGCGCATCGACACGGTCGAGGTGCGCGGCGTCTACATCGATTTTCTCGGCAACAGCGGACCGGCGGCCTCGGTCAACGTCTACTTCCTGCCCGACGGCGGCGCCGGCTTTCCCGCCACCACCGACGTCGTCGGCGGCGCCGTCAAGGCCTACCCGGCGCGCAGCTACACCGACGTCGACGACGGCGACTTCCGCGTCGTCCTGGTGGACGACGACGGCAATCCCGACCCTTTAGTCCTGACCCCCGGCACCTACTGGCTGGCGGTCCAGCCGGTGATGGCCCTGCTCTCGAACGGTCTCTGGGGCTGGACCGAGAGCTCCGCCGCTCCCGATACCGGCACCACCATCGGCGCGGAGAGCGTCTGGATGCAGAGCGTCGGCCTGATCCAGAGCACCGACACGGTCGTGCGCTGTGACCAGGGCAGCTGGAGGCGACGGGTGACGGACTGCCTGATCACCCGGCCGGGCGATGCCGGCCCCTTCGAGCGCGACGCAGCGTTCCGCTTCATCGGTGAGGCCTTGTCTCCGGGAGCTGAGCTGTCGGCCACGGCGGTCCAAACCTCAGAAGCGGGCGTCACGGCCAGCTTCACGGTGGCCCTGGAAGCTCCCCCCAACGCCCCGGTCGCGATCCCCGTCGGAGCCGCGCCGGCGGGCGAAGGAACCGTCTCGACGACCTCCTTTAGCTTCGACGCCGGCAATTGGGACCAGCCCCAGACGGTCACCGTCACACCGGTGGACGATGGAATCCCCGAGGCCTCGATGGCCTACAGCATCGCCCTCGGGCCCGCTTCGAGCCCGGGCGATCCCGGCTATGACGGCTTGATCCTGCCGGCGGTAGCGGTCGAGAACCTCGACGACGATTCGGCCGGCATCGCTGCCAACCCCCTCAACGACCTCGCCATCGCCGAGAGCGGCACCACCGAAACCCTCGCTCTGTCGTTGATCGCACCGCTGGCGCCCGGTGAAACGGTGACCGTGCCCCTTTCCGTCAGCCCCGCCGGGATCGCCAGCGTGCCAGCCTCGGTCGTCTTCACCGAGGCCGACGGCACCAACCCCCGGAATGTCACGGTCACGCCGATCGATGATCTGGTCTTCGACCAGGACTCCCCCTTCACCGTGGTGACCGGCGACCCGACGAGCAACAACCCGATCTACGACGCCCTCGGCGCCACCGACTTGCCGGACATCTCCGGCCTACGCGAGGAGAACGATGTGGTGGGTGCCGTCGTCACCCCGGACGCCACGCCTCTGACCACCGACGAGTCCGGCACCACGGCGAGCTTCTCCGTCGTTCTGACCTCGGAGCCGCTGGCCGCGGTGAACATCGAGCTGTTCTCGAGCGACGTCACCGAGGGGACTCTATCCACTGCGGTGTTGAGCTTCGACGCCGGCAACTGGGACATGCCCCAGACGGTCACCGTCACCGGCCAGGCCGACGACTTCGACGACAACGACCTCGACTACACCATCAGCCTGCTACCGGACGCCGACAGCGCCGATCCGTTCTACGCCGTCTTCGATCCCAACGATGTCGCCGCCGTCAACCTCGACGACGACACCGCCGGCTTCACCATCGTTCCCCTCGACGTGGTGGTGGCGGAGAACGGCGCCGAGAGCCTCGTCGCCATTCGCCTGACCGCTCAGGCCGCCTTCGACGCCGTGCCGGTCACCCTTCCGCTCACCGTCGACGACGCCAGCGAAGCGGAGATTTCCGTCGACGGCGGGCCCTTCGCCGACAACGCCACCCTCGAGTGGCAGCAGGACGAATGGCAGGACGACCGTCTGGTCACCATCCGCGGCGTCGACGACGAGCTTCTCGATGGCGACATTTTCTTCCGGGTCGAAACCGGTGATCCGGTGGGAGGTGACCTGTCCTTCGCCGCCCTCACCGCCGAAGATGTCCTCGACATCCAGGGCCTCAACGTCGACGACGAAACCGTCGTCGAGGTGCCGACCCTCGGCAACCTCGGCCTGGCTCTGGTCTCTCTCTTGCTCGCCCTGAGTGCCTTCGGGGTGCTTCGCCGCCGAAGCTAG